One Anguilla rostrata isolate EN2019 chromosome 15, ASM1855537v3, whole genome shotgun sequence genomic window, CGTACTGAGGACACAGAAACCACCAATCAGCACAAAGCCACTTTGcacccaccaatcagcacaaaGCCACGATaaacccaccaatcagcacaaaGCCACAATGcacccaccaatcagcacagagcCACGATacacccaccaatcagcacagagcCACGATacacccaccaatcagcacaaaGCCACAATGcacccaccaatcagcacaaaGCCACAATGCACCCACCATTCAGCACCAAGCCACGATacacccaccaatcagcacaaaGCCACGATaaacccaccaatcagcacaaaGCCACGATacacccaccaatcagcacaaaGCCACGATacacccaccaatcagcacaaaGCCACGATacacccaccaatcagcacaaaGCCACGATacacccaccaatcagcacaaaGCCACGATacacccaccaatcagcacaaaGCCCTGATACACCCACCAATCAGCAAAAAGCCACCATGCACCCACCAATCAGCCCAAAGCCATGATaaacccaccaatcagcacaaaGCCATGATaaacccaccaatcagcacaaaGCCACGATAAACCCACCAACAGCCCAAAGCCACGATaaacccaccaatcagcacaaaGCCATGATacacccaccaatcagcacaaaGCCATGTaggtgtactgtacctgtaggtgtgtgcaggtgtacggTACCtgtaggtgtgcaggtgtacggTACCTGTAGGTGTGTGCAGATGTATGGTACCTGGCAGGCATGTGGAGGTGTATGATATCTGGCAGGTGTGTGGTATCTTGCAGGTGTACTGTACCTGGCAggcgtgtgcaggtgtatgaTACCTGGCAGGTGTACAGTACCTGGCAGGTGTGTGGTATCTTGCAGGTGTACGGTACCTGTAGGTGTGTGCAGATGTATGGTACCTGGCAGGCATGTGGAGGTGTATGATATCTGGCAGGTGTGTGGTATCTTGCAGGTGTACTGTACCTGGCAGGCGTGTGCAGGTTTATGATACCTGGCAGGTGTGTGGTATCTTGCAGGTGTACTGTACCTGGCAGGCGTGTGCAGGTTTATGATACCTGGCAGGTGTACAGTAcctggcaggtgtgtgagaaaCCCTGCGCAGCTCCTGGACCAGCTGTGCGGCACAGTCGGGGTCCTTGCTGGCTGCGTGCAGCAGCGCTCTGCGAAAGGCACAGCGGTATCTCCTCTGGCGCATTGCTGCCCTCTCCTGGCTGCACAGGTTCTTGTATTTCTGCTGCAGGTAAGTGCACAGTCGAGCCAGCCTGCTGCCGCGGGAACCTTCGCCCTCCTCTTCAGAGCTGTCAATCGGAGAAACAATCCATTTCTTACTTTGACTCGCCTTCCATGGTAAAATCTGAAGCTTCTGGTGTGAAACTGCTTTTGTATATCTctcgcttttaaaaaaaaaaaacaggcatggAATGGAACATGGAATTTATGTGTAATTGCGTCATGTTCACGGACGTGGCAGGGCGACACGCAATCTGGTCTCCTGCcgcccagggatgggagggtctCTGCAGCTTGCCCTTGAGGTCCAGCTCCAGTTCCACTGGACTTACTTGTCCTGCGAGTCTCTCTCCTGGGGTCTCCATCTGTCGTGACACGGCGGCATTTTCTCCTCTTCTTCATCCTCCGTGCTGTCTTCCGACCAGTCCAACCCTGCAAGAGCAAACAGAATACTGGCAAGTTACTCAGCAAAATCGGAACAACCCTGTCCAGAATACTGCTGCCATGACCGGAAAAGTCTCAACGGACCCCAAGAGGGGCGGAGCTACTATGCACTGTCAATCAGCGACTCATCTGAACCATTCCAAACACATTGCTCTTCACAGCTGAGAGGATAGAAGGTAGCTCCACCCGTTTGGGGAAATGGATGACGACTCCCTCTTCCCTCAATAGCAGGACCTCCCCACTCCGGCCTAAAGGCCATATCCCATCTTTGCTACACAAAGCACGATGACTCGTTCCCGGTCTTGGCTAACGCACAGCTGTCCACACAGAATGTGTCCGTCGTCTTCCAAAATAACCACGTTCCAGTAAGTGTAGTGATGTGGCAACGATACAGCTGTCAGGTACTGACAGAGAAAGGGAATCTCTATACGTCTCTGCTGAAAAGCCAGCTTGTTGCGCTCAACGGAGTAGAGTGCAGACATCCACCAAGGCACTACAATCTCCTCTCGCATGAACGGGCACAGCAATCCAGTCATTACTTTTCAAGatatgtttggcctgatggtggcaATAAGGGATAGGTCATGGGGTCACCCAAATCAGTGGGTTTCGTCCCCTTGGGAGGATGAATTTGCACAGCAAATTTTATGTCTGTACAACTAACAGGTCAGAAGATGAGGTCATTAGAACAATTAAAATTTGCTCTGATGCTGGTGCTAGGggaaaggtcatggggtcaccaaaatcaataggtttcttcctcttgggaaaatgaatttgcacagCAAACTCAATGGCAATCCAGTCGTTACTTTAAAATCTTCATACTCTGCCAAATGGCTTTTGAAATTTCACCTGGATGGTTTTTAGTGTGTGTAATTATGACTCTAATGTAGTCAATGCTTGTGTTTTCAGTGgccaataaaaaagaaaaattctatACAATACATCGGCGTCATTCACACATTTCACTGACAGTATTTCGAACGTGAAGTTACAGCAAATGAGCATGTGCAAGGTGAATGCAGTGACGGTAGGCCGAAGGGTGTCGGGGCTTAAGGGAGGGTTACCGAGGTGAGGGAAGAGGTCTCCGTGTTGCTGTTGTCGCTGAGAGCACAGGCGCACCAGGTAACGCAGCCTGGCCAGGCAGGCTGGGGGCGGGGAGAAGGCAACCGGCCGCATGGCCACCGCGCGTCGCTGCGAGACGTCCCTGTCGTcagggggaaggggcggggcagtgggaggagccgcGGACTGGGCTTTCCTGCCGAGGGAGGGGCCAGCAGCCTGCGccaggctgtgattggtgctgAGGGGCAGCCGGTGAGGCAGCAGGCCGCTGGTCTGAGGTCGTGCCGGTTTGCATAATAAGCCCTGCGTTTGCGGGTGCTGGTGAAGGTACGGGTGCTGggcctgagagaggaggagacctGCGGGTTGGGCAGGGGGTTGCTGGCAGGGCGTGGTCGGGGAGGAGGGGCGCTGACCGGGAGCGGGAAGGGGGCTAAAGTGCTCTGCTTTGGGCTTGGGGATGTCCGCATCAGGCGGGTGTTGCCTCTGCAGCTTCTTCCTATTGGAGGGCTGTcgagccccgccctcctcaccGTCCGTCTCTTCCTCATGAAAAGCGAAAGGGTCGAGCAGCTCTGCCCCAGGCAGGGGCAACGGAgcagggcgaggggggcggggaggagagcGCCGCAGGTGGTGGAGGCCGTTGGGCGTGGTCAAAGCCAGCGAGGGCACAGTGATGTTGAGCGCCACGGACGCCAGGTGAGGCCGCGCCCGTATCTCCTCCAGCGCCTCCTGCTTCCTCCTGCGCTCCTTCTTAGGGAGGAACCCCAGGACCTGCAGGTGGCTGTTGCAGTACCTGTGAGACACGCACACCTGAAgttacacagcacacatgcatatgcaaacacacagttcTACGCAAACATGCCTGCAGGTACACACCCTTTCACAGTtataggtgcgtgtgtgtgcacacacttagtacacacacacacgccagttacatacatgctcacagtcaaacacgcaagcatgcacgcaccTGCGTTCCTCAGTCTTGGGGATGGGGTTGGTGCATCGCTGGCTGTTGTACTTGGCCACGTATTCGCACTGCCTGAAGGGGGCGGTCTTGTCCTCCAGCACATGGCGGATGCAGAAGGCATAGCCGTTGAGTCTGCGCTGCTTGCACAGCTTGGGGCTGTAAGAGCACAATGGCTTGTTGTCCACTTCGGAGAAGTGTATGTGCTTGCCCTCATACATCACGTGGATCTGGCTCTTGAGAACATCAGCTGACAggagatgggagggagggagggagggaaggaaggagcaagggagagagggaagttAGATTCGAATCAAATGAATCGTGCAGAGAGGAGACCCCAATTTCCCACAAgagcaaataataaaacagcaacagtCTTCACTGCATCTGCCCGTTAACTTATTACTGGTCATAACATCATGCATAATATTTGAATGATATCCGCAATCTCAGGAAACGGGCGGGTGAAATCAAACGCAGTACAACATCGCCATTTTCCATCGAATCTATCTGAACTCATTCGCTGACTCTCCTGATAAaactaaagaaaagaaaacaacaccCTTTGTTTAATACACAATTGAGGTTTGGAACGAAGCGCAGAGTTTCTCGGGAACAACTTCACGGCTGCCCTGTTTTCATCCAAACTGGGGTAGCGGAGAATTTACACCAGGAACTTGTGTTAAATATGATATCTCTCCAGAATCTGCTCAGAAGCAGGGATTCAAAAACAGTTGAATTGAAATGGTGATGTGGCAATGGGTCATTGGTCTATAGAATATTTACAACCAAATCCTTATAACCTAAATGGAGAGATAATGAAAGATGAATAAGAGGATATGCCAAAAAAGCACAGGTTCAGATCCTTAAGACAAGACTTAAACTACAGTACAAAAGAAATATACGTACATATGCAACTGCAACCTTATCATTTGATGCCAATCAATGAATAAGATATAATTCACCAAATGGTGCACCCTTCACCGTGTGTGGGAGGTTTGTGGCCCAAGGTTTGTGGAATTGTGGATGTGGAGAGAGGAGGCGCAGAAGGAGGATGGGGGTGGGAAGGGTTGTATTAGTTGTgaaatttttctgttttatctttttatatatgaataaatatatttgtgagaggaaaaaataaaagggacGGCCAGCTCCCAACATTCTACCCGAAATCCTCCCAATTTAAACGTGACTGTTCATTTAGTCAATTTTGTAAACTATTTCCGTTGTTTTAAACGGTTATACCGTTCCTAACACTCGTGAGAATTACATTTGGCCAACCAATGACAACACAAGTGATCCGCCCATTTAATTAATCGCTATTTGTATCACCTGTGTCACGTGATGTGTCAGTGGCGACACCGCTCACCCAATAGCCAGCCTTCCCACGCTTTAAAGAGTTCGTTTCTATCCGTAACTTTACTAATTAGAAACAGCCTCAACGACAGCATTACTTGAAATCCCCGTTATGCTTTAAAGCATGGACGACTTTTACTGAATATTTGTATAGGTATAGGTTATACAAACGATGGGGCTGTCCCCAGGAATCTTAATTCAGTTGAGACCCAAAACTCGGGCACACAGATACGCACGAGACCCCCTGAACTGCCAAGGTGCACTATGCAGGTACAATCACTTTCATTTTATTCCTTCTACGTTTGCTGTTAATTCATTTCATGTACACAGCTATTGTTTTCAAGGTAATGAACAAAGGCTATCGTATTTAGCGTTTCCTCCTATGTTAACGCGGTGACGCCTCATCATCCTTCCTACCGACAAGAAGTTAACCACgtgattttaatttgtattaacTATTTGCCTTGTGATATAGACTTCGCTAAGTTGAAGAAACGTAGGCAATTCGATTCTGGGCGGTTTCGGTCTGTTGATGCCAAATCATGGCATCAATCAAATCATGTTGATTAAAATAAGTATAATGTGCATTGCTGTTACCCGGTTAATTCTAGTTTATAGTTTTACGAGCAAACTGCATCGTACACAGAGTAGCTCGGGTGGAACTAGCAGTAGCCCAGATAAATAGTTTTACAATTACTAAcgtccaaaataaaaacaaaatgtgtagcAAGTTACTGCGTGCACACAGCCGtagaatataaattaaattggtCCTCATAAGGTTTTCCACCACAAGCTTGACACTTAGACACCCAGAAATACCATAATGTTAGCTCTCAATTAATAACTAGCTACTGTGCTACAATTGTATCTAACTTGTAGCCAGTTGGCCAGATAACAGACCCATGAAATGATCAATAGTCTACAGCTAATTAACCTCGCGGCAAAGGTAACGTTAGCAAAGTCCAGAGGTAAAACCATACAGTGGGTTGCAACGTAAAGAGCGAACCTATCTAGATAATTAAGGGATGCTAGCTACTTAGAAGTTACACTTCTGGAAAGACAATGAGCTATACTAACTGGCCTATTCCGTTTCTAAACCAACAAGTGTGGGGAATTGGCTAACTTTACTCTATTGTCGCtagtttttataaaaattatcTCAGCTGTAGCGATATTAACAAGTTAGCATGCTAAACAAGTTTGTTTTGCGCGAGCCAGCTAACTGCCAGGGAGCAGCTAAAAACAAAGCAGCGATCTCACAGGAAACggaaatataaatgcatgcacaatAACTCCTCAAAATGTAACGCAGCATATGGATACATTTGTAAACATTCTCCAAggttttaacttaaaaaaacatcGAACCTCCGACATTACATGTATCTTTATACCTTTACGAAGAAAGTGAGTCGCTGGAAAAGCCCGTTTAAACAGGCCtctgtttatttctattttttaaagaaaaaatgtttccgGGACCAGCTAAGACGCTCCGTCATATTCAAGTCATGGTCAATTACTGTTGTGCGCAAACTCTGCGATGCgcaaaaatataattcactgtctaaatgaaataactgaaacaTTTAGAAAACATAAACACTGGCCTTGCATATCTTTAAAGCCCCGGTCTGGGGTTGCAGCGGTAAAGGCCTTGCCGTACAAATACATCGGTTTACTCAACCACTGGAGCGCCAGGCTTTAGCACGTCCGCTTACCTTCAGTTGGTATGCGCTGTAGCTATATGGTATTCGCTCCGGACAGAATCGGGAAATTCTTATTATAATCAACTGGAATAGTCGCGTACAGATGATCAGTATTGTTAATGTAGATTACCGCTGCTCTATCCGTGTGTGATTTAGTTCGATTTCTTGCTACATACAATGTAGTTTAACTACAACTAAATATTGCAGTAAAgatctgctgggtttttttagTTCTGTCTTCAGTCGACTCTACTTACAGCACCACTACCGGCACTGCGGGGACATGACAACAACCTACAGTACAACAACAACCTCTGCAACCATATTGGAAATCTAACTTAATATTGTACTAGACGTAAGGCGTACCATTTAAAAGATGACTAGTTTCGTGACATGAATGTCGCTGGATGCCTGTCAGATGCCATATGCATGGACAGTCTGTCTGATGCACCCATATAGCCATTCTTGTTGCGCTGAACGGCAAGCGGAGAGCACCCTGCGAACTTCATACTTCTTCAGTCTTCACTGACTGGtcgacacttttttttttcagtcttctcgtcattgtgaatttttttattctctgcACGTATATCTCTGTATCGGTAGCCAGTCGTTTATATTTTCTGGGTAGTGGAATCcaacaaaaacatgtaaaactTTAGTCATTTCTACTGCCTCCCACATCGGTGGTATAAACACAATACACATTCAATACCAATAATAAATCATAGTTCACAAGTACGGTCCGACTcgcaaaaatatgaaaaaatagctTATATAAATGTCCAAATTTCTTAAATGCATTACTTTTTCGGAATCCCATGCAAATTGTAATTTTCACACTCCACCAAgccaatatttttttgtcacctggcacatcaccaccccccccctccccctcccccccagtaaATGCCTCGGCAATGACCAAATCACACCTTACACGGAGTTCATGGGGTTATTCACAACCATACACCTTGAAGGTAAAATATGGAGTCATTAACATAAAATCCGATATTTTTAGTAATTTATATCTGTATGACAACTCTTGGAACAATCATTCAATTTTATATCAGCCAACTTAATATGCTCAATAAACATACAataatgtacacacatgtacaattCTTACAAAACAGCAACTTGATTAAGAAACTGCAGAGATGTAATTCCAGGTCTTCAATTTACAACTGTGTTGCTGCCTATAACAGACAAGTatgctgttgttgctccttAACATCATTTAAAAGCCTTGTTCCAAACGTATTGCagtgtgattttgttttgttaaggCATTTGAACTTTTCGCCTATAGAGCTGTTCTCTTGAACTGTCACatatgaaaatgcacatttccaACATTTCAgggaaatgctaaaataaataaattgtatttggAGAAGCTTTGGTTAATACCTCTGGTATAAGGTTGGAATTAAACTGGATAGTAAGCCATGATACACCATGGATGCCACTCAATAGGTGAATGTGTCTGTCAGACCAGGGTGCATGATATTCATAGGTAAAGTTAGACGAGCATGTGGTGGTGCAGTGATGAACAATAAACTgacaataaactgaaaataaaagtcTTTAGGACTATCCCATGAATACAGACAGTACTTTAGACCTGCCTCTGGCTGCCACAGACAGGGTTATGAGTTTGTTTCTGGGCATATAAAGACAACATTATAGACCAATGTCTGGTTTTATATGAATGGGATTGTAGGCCTATCTGGCTGTATccagaataaagaataaaggCCTATTTCTATGTGTACACCCACAGGACTGCAGGCCCATCtaatatgtgtacacacacaggaatgtaGGCCCATCTGAAGTGTGCGCACAGACAGGACTGCAGGCCCATCTGAagagtgtacacacacaggactgcagGCCCATCTAATGTGTGTATATGGAATGGCAGGTGCAGGACTTCAGCAGATGGACGGCTCCTCCACAGCCCGGGTTCCTTCGGTCACAGCTTTCACACACTTGGCCATGGTCTGGGAGGCCCTGCTGATGGGATCTGAGCCAGGCAGAGAGGGGAACAGTTCAGCACCCACAGTACACCTGGCGACTGGAGCTTGAGATAATCTGGGTCTATAGGTCCCTCAGTCGCAGTAATCGTGTCTCATGTCCAGGGCTGTGCCATGCTCCCTCCATTTTGGCCAGAACCCCCAGGTTATGCTGACACCATGTCTCTGTGGTCTGAGGGCCCAGAGACACTGTGG contains:
- the LOC135241336 gene encoding INO80 complex subunit D-like isoform X1, which encodes MAIWVHQTDCPCIWHLTGIQRHSCHETSHLLNADVLKSQIHVMYEGKHIHFSEVDNKPLCSYSPKLCKQRRLNGYAFCIRHVLEDKTAPFRQCEYVAKYNSQRCTNPIPKTEERRYCNSHLQVLGFLPKKERRRKQEALEEIRARPHLASVALNITVPSLALTTPNGLHHLRRSPPRPPRPAPLPLPGAELLDPFAFHEEETDGEEGGARQPSNRKKLQRQHPPDADIPKPKAEHFSPLPAPGQRPSSPTTPCQQPPAQPAGLLLSQAQHPYLHQHPQTQGLLCKPARPQTSGLLPHRLPLSTNHSLAQAAGPSLGRKAQSAAPPTAPPLPPDDRDVSQRRAVAMRPVAFSPPPACLARLRYLVRLCSQRQQQHGDLFPHLGLDWSEDSTEDEEEEKMPPCHDRWRPQERDSQDNSEEEGEGSRGSRLARLCTYLQQKYKNLCSQERAAMRQRRYRCAFRRALLHAASKDPDCAAQLVQELRRVSHTPASTRSVRRRAEPGMCAGSSEGRACCSRALPFTQHCFQHILLNRSQQLFSSCTARFADGQQCAVPVFDITHQTPLCEEHAKKMDNFLRGDGSRRVQHQPPQRKPRRKTKPPALTKKHKKKRRRALRRPQKPIPPALPQGNLAMPSSLSLPAQAVSIRTPPTPDLSNDELPDDITDIPHDLELNQEDFSDVLPRLPDDLQDFDLFEGKNGELLPTTEEAEELVRALQAMGSYTDTLVCLGTLAEGGVQGGGIGDLLGTRMPAESFASLELDDGLLQPPGAGGHYAPAPSPPPHAASTSAPAVATSSTSALLAQGPPVDRTLAFPRTHPSQLLPKPSPHAGHYAEHAPSPWSALSLPLADPSQFGGLGGPEGLLLSTSLSTPPSTALPQGGLTPPGPASSSSPAHLLLTSLQPKLQLPQFSSAFGLQLAPHSGIPTDLQPSHSSTAPPAGFSIASAATASGSGVAPPFPTQ